From one Gammaproteobacteria bacterium genomic stretch:
- a CDS encoding EAL domain-containing protein, whose amino-acid sequence MNLKTNREQSHSPQILVVDDERDARLLIRKELEAAGFGVYESPDGVSALTDITRYQPDLVLLDVKMPGMDGISVCQSIRAMEAFKKIPILMLTGVDGLEYIRRAFDAGATDFINKTTNLGFVSQRIRYVLRNIEQQDALFTNQRQLEEAQRVAKLGYWKFSVDISNFSLSEQARKILCISPTGFDNTLNGYLNLIHISDRDMMKSAIECALYEKESFSIDYRIIDVTGKKIYIHSQGEVVEGVDGSVIAILATVQDISERKKSEATFEHMALYDGLTDLCNRSLFQNRLAHSMAMAHREEKLLALCFLDLDNFKQVNDTLGHAVGDELLKSVAKRLKSSMRQGDVIARLGGDEFGIVVEGLSTIDELEKIVTKLRNRLGKMHHIRGHDLLVSASIGVTLYPLDSADKNTILANADAAMYKAKELGGNRFCFYSHDMDDRSHRRLDMEQKLRNALKNNELRVYYQPRMQLDSGDIVAVEALLRWQHPDFGLLPPSKFIKIAEETGLIYPIGLWLLKSACTQILKWKRLGLGDLHLAINMSGRQFAQQDMIRHMQKIMLEIGFNPQHLIIEITENVAMRNITSVTETLSQIKAMGAVVAIDDFGAGHSSMNHLQRLPIDMLNIDRSFIMNVAGRERDGATARAIIALAHGLGLKVIAEGVETQTQVDFLRKYKCDAMQGHFISPPVPAAEVVPLLESRELTV is encoded by the coding sequence ATGAATCTAAAAACCAATCGTGAACAAAGCCATTCCCCTCAAATTCTGGTTGTGGATGATGAGCGTGATGCCCGTTTATTAATTCGGAAGGAATTGGAGGCGGCTGGGTTTGGTGTTTATGAATCGCCTGATGGCGTTTCTGCTTTGACTGATATTACCCGCTATCAACCCGATCTGGTTTTGCTCGATGTTAAAATGCCGGGCATGGATGGTATTTCCGTCTGCCAGTCCATTCGTGCGATGGAAGCGTTTAAAAAAATCCCCATTCTTATGTTAACCGGTGTGGATGGTTTGGAATATATCCGCCGGGCTTTTGACGCCGGTGCTACTGATTTTATTAATAAAACCACCAATCTGGGTTTTGTGTCTCAACGAATTCGTTATGTGTTGCGTAACATTGAACAACAGGATGCACTGTTTACCAATCAACGCCAACTGGAAGAGGCACAACGGGTGGCTAAGTTGGGATACTGGAAATTCAGTGTAGATATCAGCAATTTTTCCTTGTCGGAACAGGCACGGAAAATATTGTGTATCAGTCCTACAGGATTTGATAACACACTAAACGGGTATCTCAATCTGATTCATATCAGTGACCGCGATATGATGAAGTCTGCTATCGAATGCGCGTTATACGAAAAAGAGTCTTTCAGTATTGATTACCGCATTATCGATGTCACCGGCAAAAAAATTTATATCCATTCTCAAGGCGAAGTGGTGGAAGGGGTAGACGGTTCTGTGATAGCGATTTTGGCCACAGTTCAAGACATTTCTGAACGCAAAAAATCCGAGGCCACTTTTGAGCACATGGCGTTGTATGACGGCTTGACGGATTTATGCAATCGCAGCTTGTTTCAAAACCGCCTGGCCCATTCCATGGCCATGGCTCACCGCGAAGAGAAGCTGTTGGCTTTGTGTTTCCTGGATCTGGATAACTTTAAGCAGGTTAACGATACCTTGGGGCATGCGGTAGGTGACGAGTTACTAAAATCCGTGGCTAAACGCTTAAAATCCAGTATGCGCCAAGGGGATGTTATTGCCCGTTTGGGAGGGGATGAATTCGGTATTGTGGTCGAAGGTTTGAGCACTATAGACGAACTGGAAAAAATCGTCACGAAGTTGCGCAACCGTCTGGGGAAAATGCACCATATTCGTGGGCACGATTTACTGGTGAGCGCCAGCATTGGTGTCACTCTCTATCCTCTGGATAGTGCTGACAAAAATACTATCCTGGCTAATGCCGACGCTGCGATGTATAAGGCCAAGGAGTTAGGGGGTAATCGGTTTTGCTTTTACAGCCATGATATGGACGATCGCTCCCATCGCCGTTTGGATATGGAGCAAAAACTGCGTAATGCGTTAAAAAATAACGAATTACGTGTTTATTACCAACCTCGGATGCAATTGGACAGCGGCGATATTGTGGCGGTGGAAGCCTTATTGCGTTGGCAACATCCGGACTTTGGATTACTCCCGCCGTCCAAGTTTATCAAGATCGCTGAGGAAACCGGCCTCATTTACCCCATCGGCTTGTGGCTCTTAAAATCCGCATGCACTCAAATACTGAAGTGGAAGCGTCTGGGACTGGGGGATTTACATCTGGCCATCAATATGTCCGGACGGCAGTTTGCGCAGCAGGACATGATAAGGCACATGCAAAAAATTATGTTGGAAATAGGCTTTAATCCTCAGCATTTAATTATAGAAATTACCGAAAATGTCGCCATGCGCAATATTACCAGTGTCACCGAAACCCTGAGCCAGATAAAAGCCATGGGAGCGGTGGTTGCCATAGACGATTTCGGGGCAGGGCATTCCTCCATGAATCATTTGCAACGGTTACCTATCGATATGTTAAACATCGATCGATCCTTTATTATGAATGTAGCCGGGCGTGAGCGTGACGGAGCCACCGCCAGAGCCATTATTGCCTTGGCTCATGGATTAGGTTTGAAAGTCATTGCAGAAGGTGTGGAAACGCAAACCCAAGTGGATTTCTTGCGGAAATACAAATGTGATGCGATGCAGGGCCATTTTATCAGCCCCCCGGTTCCTGCCGCCGAAGTGGTGCCTTTGCTTGAATCCCGAGAGCTGACAGTTTAA